A single window of Achromobacter xylosoxidans DNA harbors:
- a CDS encoding sugar transferase — translation MKRLFDFVVSLLGLIVLSPLFLVIAVAIKRDSPGPVFFRQVRVGKDGRTFRIHKFRSMTVSTAGNSKEITVGGDARITRTGAWIRHWKLDELPQLIDVLAGSMSVVGPRPEVPRYVALYPDAQRRVVLSVKPGITDLASIQFRHENELLARASDPEQAYREQILPEKLRLQSEYVRTRSFIGDMKILVATFAAIFRR, via the coding sequence ATGAAACGGTTGTTCGACTTTGTCGTTTCCCTGCTGGGCCTGATCGTCCTGTCACCACTGTTCCTGGTCATCGCGGTGGCCATCAAGCGCGACTCGCCCGGCCCGGTGTTTTTCCGCCAGGTGCGTGTAGGCAAGGACGGCCGGACCTTCCGGATCCACAAGTTCCGCAGCATGACGGTCAGCACCGCTGGCAATTCGAAAGAGATCACCGTTGGCGGTGACGCCCGCATCACGCGCACGGGAGCCTGGATCCGCCACTGGAAGCTGGATGAACTGCCTCAGCTCATCGACGTACTGGCCGGCAGCATGAGCGTGGTGGGTCCACGTCCTGAAGTGCCCCGGTATGTCGCGCTCTATCCCGACGCGCAACGACGCGTCGTGCTGTCAGTGAAACCAGGCATTACCGACTTGGCATCCATCCAGTTCCGGCATGAGAACGAGCTGCTGGCGCGCGCCAGCGATCCGGAACAGGCCTACCGCGAACAGATCCTGCCCGAAAAACTGCGGCTCCAGAGTGAATATGTGCGCACGCGCTCCTTCATCGGCGACATGAAAATCCTTGTCGCGACTTTCGCCGCCATTTTCAGGCGGTAA
- a CDS encoding glycosyltransferase family 4 protein has protein sequence MTTHSEPSSAADSAFQTGTASSLRVALLGATRSIHTVRWANGLSERGYDVHLLSLDDPSSDIAAAVHQYKLPCGSPWGYFLAVFKLRQLLSRIKPDLLNTHYATGYGLLARLSGFLPNLLSAWGSDIYDFPNKSRWHHAALGKTLDRATALGATSHAMAIKMRELSSTPIFVTPFGIDEHQFTPRLVRNPSDHIVIGTVKTLEAIYGIDTLIQAFAKLKVRLAMTHPDLADRLMLRIYGGGSQFHMLASMAESLGLTDCVELKGQIPHADVPSALGQLDIYVALSRRDSFGVAILEACSSGLPVVVSDADGPAEVVLDGVTGFVVPIEDADAAARKLETLVLDAPLRARMGAAGRERVRDRYSWDHSLDLMQLAYRETLRIHHGPTAHGAS, from the coding sequence TTGACTACCCATTCCGAACCCTCGTCAGCGGCAGATTCCGCATTCCAGACCGGCACCGCATCATCACTGAGAGTCGCGCTTCTGGGCGCGACGCGAAGCATACATACCGTACGATGGGCCAATGGCCTGAGCGAACGCGGCTACGACGTGCATCTGCTGTCGCTTGACGATCCTTCCTCGGACATCGCGGCAGCAGTCCATCAATACAAATTGCCCTGTGGCTCCCCCTGGGGATACTTCCTGGCTGTTTTCAAGCTGCGTCAACTGCTCTCCCGGATCAAGCCCGACCTGCTCAACACTCACTACGCGACCGGCTACGGCCTGCTGGCGCGACTGTCGGGCTTCCTGCCGAACCTGCTGTCGGCCTGGGGCAGCGATATCTACGACTTCCCGAACAAGAGCCGCTGGCACCATGCCGCACTGGGCAAGACCCTGGACCGCGCAACGGCGCTCGGTGCGACCAGCCACGCCATGGCGATTAAAATGCGTGAGTTGTCCAGCACCCCCATTTTTGTCACGCCCTTCGGCATCGACGAGCACCAATTCACACCCAGGCTTGTAAGGAATCCGTCAGACCACATTGTCATCGGCACGGTGAAGACACTGGAGGCGATTTATGGGATCGACACCTTGATCCAGGCGTTCGCAAAGCTCAAGGTCCGGCTTGCCATGACGCACCCCGATCTGGCTGATCGGCTGATGCTGCGGATCTATGGCGGCGGCAGCCAGTTCCACATGCTTGCATCGATGGCCGAAAGCCTCGGGCTCACGGATTGCGTCGAACTCAAGGGGCAGATTCCGCATGCCGACGTACCATCCGCGCTGGGCCAGCTGGACATCTATGTGGCGTTGAGCCGCCGCGACAGTTTTGGGGTGGCAATCCTGGAAGCCTGCTCGAGCGGGCTACCCGTCGTCGTGTCCGATGCGGATGGCCCCGCCGAGGTCGTGCTCGATGGCGTGACGGGCTTCGTCGTGCCGATCGAAGATGCCGATGCCGCCGCCCGCAAGCTCGAAACCCTGGTCCTGGATGCGCCGCTGCGCGCCCGGATGGGCGCGGCCGGCCGCGAACGCGTGCGCGACCGCTACAGCTGGGATCACAGCCTCGACCTGATGCAGTTGGCCTACCGGGAAACCTTGCGCATCCACCACGGCCCCACGGCGCACGGCGCGTCATGA
- a CDS encoding lipid II flippase family protein has translation MTLLIALVILSFSTIHLLEYLSYYARIAGRLAGKPVTGYAVQNATTTITRFFYLALMPLLGFLIDKQIPVVTYQMMGLGALAGATVLSLLAFFIRFHWITLLANFIQRRSAKPKLRTADVRKQLETPSRFPRARIIVLAAAVFLCYAVGVLVSYYFALVFHDYRSTISQLSGIVNGFATVLLTFVLEPRIATIVDDHPTHDVYHAVQAMLTGRLLAVGILAPTLFWSLGNALG, from the coding sequence ATGACGCTGCTGATCGCCCTCGTCATCCTGAGTTTCTCGACCATTCACCTGCTCGAGTACCTCAGCTATTACGCCCGCATCGCCGGCCGGCTCGCGGGCAAGCCGGTCACGGGGTACGCCGTTCAGAACGCCACGACCACGATCACGCGCTTCTTCTATCTGGCGCTGATGCCCCTGCTGGGATTCCTGATCGACAAGCAGATCCCGGTTGTCACCTACCAGATGATGGGACTGGGCGCGCTGGCCGGCGCCACGGTACTCTCGCTGCTCGCATTCTTCATCCGTTTCCACTGGATCACCCTGCTGGCGAATTTCATCCAGCGGCGCAGCGCCAAACCGAAGCTGCGCACCGCCGACGTGCGCAAGCAGCTGGAAACGCCCTCCAGGTTCCCTCGCGCGCGCATCATCGTACTGGCGGCGGCAGTGTTCCTTTGCTATGCGGTTGGCGTGCTCGTGTCGTACTACTTTGCCCTGGTGTTTCACGACTACCGCAGCACCATTTCGCAACTCTCCGGCATCGTGAACGGATTCGCCACCGTGCTGCTCACGTTCGTGCTCGAGCCCCGCATCGCCACGATAGTGGACGACCATCCCACCCACGACGTCTACCATGCGGTACAGGCCATGCTGACGGGCCGCCTGCTGGCAGTCGGCATCCTGGCGCCAACGCTGTTCTGGAGCCTGGGCAATGCGCTCGGCTGA
- a CDS encoding polysaccharide biosynthesis protein, with translation MILPLAIRRLFVNLPRPAKQALAVVLDATILLISFYLALWLRFELFFLNTSYAALSLAACAGGILAMAGFRVYNYILRYMNERVILGITAGVAVSVMVVTAANTFLQLIGLSRAVLVIYGSLAIAGLVASRWIGRRVLFTDAKDVSDLRIPVVIYGAGGAGSQLATALRAGPHYKPIAMLDDDRRKHGLMVSGLRIHPPQHLPKLVERYSVRQLLIAMPTAGRARLRQIVESAEQYRLRIRLVPSLRELVDSNGLRLRDVQVEDLLGRDPVAPIPELLGRCVSGRNVLVTGAGGSIGSELCRQIVALEPKRLVLFEMSEPALYAIEQELIQLIGNRPIELIATLGSVRDHAHTLNRIQQYSIQTIYHAAAYKHVPMVEQNIAEGVATNALGTQSLARAAIAANVSDFVLISTDKAVRPTNIMGASKRLAELILQSLSQQQAVTRFSIVRFGNVLGSSGSVVPLFHRQILAGGPVTLTHSDITRYFMTIPEAAQLVLQAGAMGASGSVFVLDMGEPVRIRDLAERMIRLCGLTIRDASDPDGDIELRVVGLRPGEKLYEELLIGGDVKSTQHPRIMQARENDLPHEILTAGLAKLEQTLSTYDRNQMVEAIAALVAEYTPQAAGEPCHQSLTLAQ, from the coding sequence ATGATCCTTCCCCTTGCCATCCGGCGTCTTTTTGTAAATTTGCCTCGTCCGGCCAAGCAGGCGCTGGCCGTGGTGCTTGACGCAACAATTCTCCTGATTTCGTTTTACCTCGCGCTGTGGTTGCGTTTCGAGCTTTTCTTCCTTAATACCTCGTACGCGGCGCTGTCTCTCGCCGCCTGTGCGGGCGGCATTCTCGCCATGGCGGGGTTTCGGGTCTACAACTACATCCTGCGCTACATGAACGAGCGGGTGATCCTCGGGATCACCGCAGGCGTGGCGGTATCGGTCATGGTGGTCACGGCCGCCAACACCTTCCTGCAGTTGATCGGGCTGTCGCGCGCCGTACTTGTCATCTACGGATCCCTGGCGATCGCCGGACTGGTCGCTTCACGCTGGATTGGCCGCCGGGTGCTGTTCACCGACGCCAAAGACGTCAGCGATCTGCGCATACCGGTTGTGATCTATGGCGCGGGCGGTGCGGGCTCCCAATTGGCCACCGCCCTGCGCGCGGGCCCCCATTACAAGCCGATCGCCATGCTGGACGACGACCGGCGCAAGCACGGCCTGATGGTATCGGGTCTGCGGATACACCCTCCACAGCACCTGCCCAAGCTGGTGGAGCGGTACTCTGTGCGTCAGTTGCTCATCGCCATGCCCACCGCGGGCCGGGCACGGCTGCGCCAGATTGTCGAGTCCGCGGAACAGTACCGGCTGCGCATTCGGCTGGTGCCGAGCCTGCGTGAACTGGTCGATTCCAACGGACTCCGACTACGCGACGTCCAGGTAGAAGATCTGCTGGGCAGAGACCCCGTCGCCCCGATACCTGAGTTACTGGGCCGCTGCGTGAGCGGTCGCAACGTTCTAGTGACCGGTGCCGGCGGATCCATCGGCTCGGAACTGTGCCGCCAGATCGTCGCGCTCGAACCGAAGCGCCTGGTGCTATTCGAGATGTCCGAACCCGCCCTGTACGCTATCGAGCAGGAGCTTATCCAACTCATCGGAAACCGGCCGATCGAACTCATCGCGACGCTCGGTTCAGTACGTGATCACGCTCACACGCTGAACCGCATCCAGCAGTACTCCATCCAGACGATCTATCATGCCGCAGCCTACAAGCACGTGCCGATGGTGGAGCAGAATATTGCGGAGGGTGTGGCAACCAACGCGTTGGGTACGCAGTCCCTGGCGCGAGCCGCGATCGCCGCCAACGTCAGCGATTTCGTATTGATCTCGACGGACAAGGCAGTCCGTCCCACCAATATCATGGGCGCCAGCAAACGCCTCGCTGAACTGATCCTGCAATCCCTGTCGCAACAACAGGCGGTCACCCGGTTCTCCATAGTGCGATTTGGCAACGTACTGGGAAGTTCCGGCAGCGTCGTGCCGTTGTTCCATCGTCAGATTTTGGCTGGCGGCCCCGTAACGCTGACGCACTCGGACATCACACGTTACTTCATGACCATTCCTGAAGCGGCGCAGCTCGTGCTGCAGGCCGGCGCGATGGGCGCTTCCGGTTCGGTGTTTGTCCTGGACATGGGGGAGCCTGTCCGCATTCGAGACTTGGCGGAGCGCATGATCCGACTGTGCGGCTTGACCATACGCGACGCGTCCGATCCGGACGGTGACATTGAACTCCGTGTAGTCGGCCTGCGACCTGGCGAGAAACTCTATGAAGAGCTACTGATTGGCGGTGACGTCAAATCCACGCAACACCCGCGCATCATGCAGGCCCGGGAAAATGATCTGCCTCATGAAATCTTGACGGCGGGACTTGCCAAGCTTGAACAGACTCTGAGTACCTACGACCGCAACCAGATGGTCGAAGCTATCGCAGCACTCGTCGCCGAATACACTCCACAGGCGGCCGGTGAGCCCTGTCATCAATCCCTTACCTTGGCACAATGA
- a CDS encoding glycosyltransferase, whose translation MTVRIAHLTTAHPRFDVRIFHKECRSLARQGYQVDLYVADGGGDGQRDGVSIFDVGPPTGRVSRMLGKTWTVWNRVRKTDAQIIHIHDPELLPIALMLKCMGRTIIYDAHEDVPRQILSKPWIRPWIRQAIAWPFERFENFVARRCAVVICATPHIAQRYAAQGANSIDVNNYPIPGELDGPATQETTGLAPRVDRTICYIGGIARIRGAVEMVQALEHADARLILAGPMESEAFHTSLRAMPAWSKVDYRGVLDRPGIRQALSEAQLGLVLLHPIPNYLDALPVKMFEYMAAGVPVLASDFPLWREILESSGTGRCVNPLDTTSIAQAINAMLATPVDQLERIRAACRTAVQTTYNWRNEEAKLVSAYAKITPP comes from the coding sequence ATGACGGTACGGATCGCGCATCTCACCACTGCCCATCCACGTTTCGACGTCCGGATATTCCACAAGGAATGCCGCAGCCTGGCTCGCCAGGGGTATCAGGTTGATCTGTATGTCGCGGATGGCGGCGGCGATGGGCAGCGCGACGGAGTTTCGATTTTCGACGTCGGGCCACCGACCGGCCGCGTCAGCCGAATGCTCGGGAAGACCTGGACAGTCTGGAACCGGGTACGAAAAACGGATGCCCAGATCATTCATATCCATGATCCGGAGCTGTTACCCATCGCACTGATGCTCAAGTGCATGGGGCGCACCATAATCTACGACGCGCACGAAGACGTCCCCCGGCAGATTCTCAGCAAGCCTTGGATCCGGCCTTGGATCCGCCAGGCCATCGCCTGGCCTTTCGAACGATTCGAGAATTTCGTTGCACGTCGTTGCGCCGTGGTCATATGCGCGACGCCGCATATCGCACAGCGCTATGCGGCGCAAGGCGCCAACAGCATCGACGTCAACAATTACCCCATCCCTGGCGAGCTGGACGGCCCTGCGACCCAGGAAACGACCGGGTTGGCCCCACGCGTGGACCGGACGATCTGCTACATCGGTGGCATCGCCCGGATCCGTGGCGCGGTGGAAATGGTCCAGGCACTGGAACATGCGGATGCCCGACTCATTCTGGCCGGCCCCATGGAAAGCGAAGCGTTCCACACCTCGCTACGCGCGATGCCCGCCTGGAGCAAGGTCGACTATCGCGGGGTATTGGATCGGCCCGGCATTCGACAGGCGTTGTCGGAAGCTCAGCTTGGCTTGGTGCTCCTGCATCCTATACCAAACTACCTGGATGCCCTGCCAGTCAAGATGTTCGAGTACATGGCCGCGGGAGTTCCTGTATTGGCTTCGGACTTCCCGCTTTGGCGGGAGATCCTTGAATCGTCGGGTACGGGCAGGTGTGTCAACCCCCTCGATACGACCTCGATCGCCCAAGCCATCAACGCGATGCTGGCCACGCCAGTCGACCAGTTGGAACGCATACGCGCGGCATGCCGTACAGCGGTTCAAACCACTTACAATTGGCGAAACGAAGAGGCCAAGCTCGTCAGCGCCTACGCCAAGATCACGCCCCCATAA
- the asnB gene encoding asparagine synthase (glutamine-hydrolyzing) yields MCGILGGWWASPPEDLENRLGRGLVRLRHRGPNDQGSELADGAIGKVALGQTRLSIIDLSTGGHQPMSTHDGALTVVFNGEIYNYRELRAELKALGHQFSSDSDTEVLLAAWYQWRNAALRRFVGMFAFAMLDRRSQTLTLARDAFGIKPLYYRRTSESLAFASEPRALMTLDHASRELDFQAAYDYLVHGHYDHTERSFVKDLCTLPPAHTLTLSIRTGQADVPQRWWAPEIAERRPTPAYADAAAELRDRFLDSIRLHLRSDVTLGAALSGGVDSSAIVCAMRHVEPDLPLRTFSFISQSADRSEEQWVDIVNVGSNAIAHKIRVTADELANDIDDLILAQGEPFGSTSIYAQYRVFKAAREADVTVMLEGQGADELLAGYNGYPAQRLVSLLERGHLPSALRHLRGQRNWPGRSLKATLQEAISVMAGDPLYQRLRALSGRDPRPAWLDIDALRGAGVRMEYPRASWPGSSGGRRAMAEMAISLTQRGLGWLLRHGDRNSMRFSIESRVPFLTPDLADFLMGLPEDYLVSLQGETKHIFRTAMQGIVPASILARRDKIGFETPELAWLRKLAPQVRQWLAPGQGSSLLDNAQMLQHFDAVIEGRRPFSWQIWRWINFQRWVQLNQIKD; encoded by the coding sequence ATGTGCGGAATTCTTGGCGGGTGGTGGGCCTCGCCACCGGAAGATCTGGAGAACCGGCTGGGACGAGGCCTGGTGCGATTGCGCCACAGAGGGCCCAACGACCAAGGTAGCGAACTCGCCGACGGCGCCATCGGCAAAGTGGCGCTCGGACAGACTCGCCTGTCAATCATCGACCTATCCACAGGCGGACATCAACCGATGTCCACCCACGATGGTGCCCTCACGGTCGTGTTCAACGGCGAGATCTACAACTACCGGGAATTGCGCGCGGAACTGAAAGCGCTCGGCCATCAGTTTTCCTCGGATAGCGACACCGAAGTCTTACTCGCCGCCTGGTATCAATGGCGAAACGCCGCATTGCGGCGTTTCGTTGGGATGTTCGCGTTTGCGATGCTGGACCGGCGCAGTCAGACGCTGACACTGGCGAGAGATGCCTTTGGCATCAAACCCCTTTACTACCGCCGCACCTCTGAGTCGCTCGCTTTCGCGTCCGAGCCGCGAGCGCTCATGACGCTGGACCACGCCTCTCGGGAGTTGGACTTTCAGGCTGCTTACGACTATCTGGTCCACGGGCACTACGACCATACAGAGCGCAGTTTCGTCAAAGACCTGTGCACTCTGCCTCCGGCACACACCCTTACCCTTTCCATCCGCACAGGCCAGGCTGACGTCCCCCAACGCTGGTGGGCTCCGGAAATCGCCGAGCGTAGACCCACCCCGGCCTATGCCGACGCGGCCGCGGAACTCCGAGACCGGTTCCTGGACAGCATCCGACTGCACTTGCGCAGCGACGTCACCCTGGGCGCGGCCCTGTCCGGCGGCGTTGACTCGTCCGCCATCGTGTGTGCGATGCGGCATGTCGAACCCGATTTGCCATTGCGCACTTTCAGCTTCATCTCCCAATCTGCGGACCGCTCCGAGGAGCAATGGGTCGACATCGTCAACGTCGGATCCAACGCCATCGCACACAAGATCCGCGTCACGGCGGATGAACTGGCCAACGATATCGACGACCTGATCCTGGCCCAAGGAGAACCCTTCGGCAGCACCAGTATCTACGCCCAATATCGTGTCTTCAAGGCGGCACGGGAAGCCGATGTCACCGTCATGCTGGAGGGTCAGGGTGCGGACGAACTGCTGGCCGGCTATAACGGCTACCCCGCTCAACGATTGGTCAGCCTGCTAGAACGCGGCCACCTGCCATCGGCGCTGCGTCACCTGCGGGGCCAGCGCAACTGGCCTGGGCGCAGTCTCAAGGCAACACTGCAGGAAGCCATCAGCGTCATGGCCGGGGACCCGCTGTACCAGCGACTGCGTGCGCTGTCAGGGCGCGATCCCCGCCCGGCCTGGCTGGATATCGACGCGCTGAGGGGCGCCGGTGTGCGGATGGAATATCCCCGCGCGAGCTGGCCTGGAAGCAGTGGCGGCCGGCGCGCCATGGCTGAGATGGCGATATCGCTGACGCAGCGCGGGCTGGGCTGGCTCTTGCGCCACGGAGACCGCAATTCCATGCGATTCTCGATCGAAAGCCGGGTTCCTTTCCTGACGCCGGATCTCGCGGATTTTCTGATGGGCCTGCCCGAGGACTATCTCGTATCGCTGCAGGGCGAAACCAAGCACATCTTTCGCACCGCCATGCAGGGCATCGTACCCGCATCCATCCTGGCCCGCAGGGACAAGATCGGTTTCGAAACACCGGAGCTTGCGTGGCTGCGCAAACTTGCTCCACAGGTCCGGCAATGGCTGGCGCCCGGACAGGGATCTTCCTTGCTGGACAACGCGCAGATGTTGCAGCATTTCGACGCGGTCATCGAAGGGCGGCGTCCGTTCAGCTGGCAGATCTGGCGATGGATCAATTTCCAGCGCTGGGTCCAACTCAACCAGATCAAGGACTAG
- a CDS encoding glycosyltransferase, with translation MTPFRVLHLPTSVGGNPQGLSAALRQEGVGSDTLTTEQNYLQYPVDIVVNPDDAGPLRREWRRWRTLWRDVPGYDVLHFNFGTTLARPHAWSASPGSSLAKRLAYPLRAAYLWLLQGIELARAKRQGVPMFVTYQGDDARQGDYSRAHFQICIARQVGPDYYNAASDAFKRRQIGRLDQYCDRIYSVNPDLLRVLPARAEFVPYSHIFLDEWLPSYTQGEPRPLRIAHAPSNRQVKGTDYILAALENLRVRGFEFELILVEGMSHAQARQEYERADVLIDQLFAGWYGGLAVELMALGKPVLSYIRQEDLSFLPPDMARELPVLQVTEATVEQSLEQVLTMPRSELVAWARRSRAYVERWHDPHAIARRIKSDYEEALARRRS, from the coding sequence ATGACGCCGTTCCGCGTCCTGCACTTGCCCACTTCGGTCGGCGGCAATCCCCAAGGCTTGAGCGCCGCGCTGCGCCAGGAGGGCGTGGGCAGCGACACATTGACCACGGAGCAGAATTATCTGCAGTATCCGGTCGACATTGTGGTCAATCCGGACGACGCGGGGCCACTGCGCCGAGAATGGCGGCGGTGGCGAACCCTGTGGCGCGACGTGCCGGGTTATGACGTCCTGCATTTCAATTTCGGTACCACCTTGGCAAGACCGCACGCTTGGTCGGCCAGTCCGGGCTCGAGTCTGGCCAAGCGCCTGGCGTACCCGTTGCGTGCGGCCTACCTTTGGTTGTTGCAAGGCATCGAGCTGGCCCGCGCGAAGCGCCAAGGCGTGCCCATGTTTGTGACCTATCAGGGGGACGATGCCCGGCAGGGGGACTATTCACGGGCCCATTTTCAGATCTGCATTGCCCGGCAGGTCGGCCCTGACTACTACAATGCGGCCAGCGACGCCTTCAAGCGCCGGCAGATTGGCCGTCTGGACCAATACTGCGACCGGATTTATTCCGTGAATCCGGATCTGTTGAGAGTATTGCCGGCTCGCGCGGAGTTCGTGCCTTATTCGCACATCTTCCTGGACGAATGGTTGCCGAGCTATACCCAAGGAGAGCCGAGGCCCTTGCGCATCGCCCATGCGCCGAGCAACCGGCAGGTAAAGGGCACCGATTATATCCTCGCGGCGCTGGAGAACCTGCGTGTGCGGGGCTTCGAGTTCGAGCTTATCCTTGTCGAAGGCATGAGCCATGCCCAGGCGCGCCAGGAATACGAGCGCGCCGACGTGCTGATTGATCAGTTGTTCGCCGGTTGGTACGGCGGCCTGGCCGTGGAACTGATGGCGTTGGGCAAGCCTGTGCTGTCGTATATCCGGCAGGAGGATCTGTCATTCCTGCCGCCCGATATGGCGCGCGAGCTGCCTGTGTTGCAGGTGACCGAGGCAACAGTGGAGCAGTCGCTGGAGCAGGTATTGACGATGCCGCGATCTGAGCTGGTTGCCTGGGCGCGGCGTAGCCGGGCCTATGTTGAACGGTGGCACGATCCGCATGCCATCGCTCGCAGGATCAAGTCGGACTATGAAGAGGCGCTTGCGCGCCGGCGATCCTAG
- a CDS encoding putative aminotransferase, class-II, with protein MSALLKPLLRTLLDVLVLVAGLPFLVAGYLRHVLSARSATERPRLVWQSTPIKSLSYMARAMAERGYLSETAVTELYAINRREDFDHLVFPAVSRGKLADYLCSGWMAYRFFGHSLSRYDVFFMYFDGGVLRDTLLAPLELKLLRLAGKKIVVMPYGSDAFVYDQMGDPLWRHGLMMSYPAMGNHAGRVQKRIRRMTHDADVVVGCLVHFTSLPRWDILPLTCYPVDTQRIRPFVAPQTSGPIRIAHAANHRGVKGTEFLVQAVQTLRAEGVDIHLDLIERVPNHEALERIGRADIYVDQLVMGYALAALEGLALGRVVVSPVDGLPATDLFRTYSYLDECPIVSAGQRTIEGVLRDLIARRAEWPQISARSRAFVEKRHSFAASAQMFSAILDRVWFGKPVDLINFYHPLLERAKDGEQASS; from the coding sequence ATGTCCGCCTTGCTCAAACCGTTGCTCAGGACGCTGTTGGACGTGCTTGTCCTGGTGGCCGGACTGCCGTTCCTGGTGGCTGGCTATCTGCGCCATGTGTTATCCGCGCGCTCCGCCACGGAGCGCCCACGCCTGGTTTGGCAATCCACGCCGATCAAGTCGTTGTCCTATATGGCGCGTGCAATGGCTGAACGCGGCTATCTGAGCGAAACTGCGGTGACGGAGCTGTACGCGATCAACCGCAGGGAAGATTTCGACCATCTGGTGTTTCCAGCGGTCTCTCGTGGCAAGCTGGCCGACTACCTGTGCTCCGGCTGGATGGCATATCGCTTTTTCGGGCATTCGCTGTCGCGCTATGACGTGTTTTTTATGTATTTCGACGGGGGGGTGCTGCGAGATACCTTGCTTGCCCCGCTTGAACTGAAACTGTTGCGCCTGGCTGGCAAGAAAATCGTGGTCATGCCCTACGGCAGCGATGCCTTCGTCTACGATCAGATGGGCGACCCGCTTTGGCGCCATGGGTTGATGATGAGCTATCCCGCCATGGGCAACCATGCCGGCCGCGTGCAAAAGCGTATCCGCCGCATGACGCATGATGCCGATGTTGTCGTGGGCTGCCTGGTGCATTTCACCAGCCTGCCTCGATGGGACATCCTGCCCCTGACCTGCTATCCGGTCGATACGCAGCGTATCCGACCGTTCGTGGCCCCGCAGACCAGTGGCCCGATACGCATTGCGCATGCCGCCAATCATCGCGGCGTGAAAGGCACGGAGTTCCTGGTGCAGGCCGTGCAGACGCTACGCGCGGAAGGCGTGGATATCCACCTGGACCTGATCGAGCGCGTGCCAAACCACGAGGCGCTCGAACGTATCGGACGGGCCGATATCTACGTTGACCAATTGGTCATGGGATATGCGCTGGCCGCCCTGGAGGGACTGGCTCTGGGGCGCGTGGTAGTCAGCCCCGTGGACGGCTTGCCGGCGACGGACCTGTTCCGCACATACTCCTACCTGGATGAATGTCCTATCGTATCCGCCGGGCAGCGCACCATCGAGGGGGTGCTGCGTGACCTGATTGCGCGGCGCGCCGAGTGGCCGCAGATTTCGGCCCGGTCGCGAGCGTTTGTCGAGAAACGTCATTCTTTCGCGGCGAGCGCCCAGATGTTCTCGGCCATTCTGGATCGAGTGTGGTTCGGCAAGCCCGTGGATCTGATCAATTTCTACCATCCCTTGCTCGAACGGGCCAAGGACGGTGAGCAGGCGTCCTCTTGA
- a CDS encoding NAD-dependent epimerase/dehydratase family protein: MTIAMKSPDSNPLSGRQRILLTGATGFVGRHLVQQLVAGHEVLALSRREVPELTRLGVRCVLADLGANADLAAVLPASGVDRIIHLAQSDGYRDFPGSAMDMFQVNVASTAALLDYAAKSGVKGFVLASTGSVYEPYAKPMDEASAQAPESHYARTKLAAELLAQSYSKLFNVCALRLFFPYGPQQTGRLVPNLFQRVQAGEKVSLDGDEGGMVFTPTHIDDVTAVLRTAAVSGWQGAINVATSEALSIKDVAQAIGRIIGREPTFERTGKAGQLTIVPPTAVLAGLMPDFRFRSFEDGARFFGQA; this comes from the coding sequence ATGACCATTGCCATGAAATCTCCTGATTCCAATCCCCTTTCCGGCCGACAGCGTATCCTCCTGACCGGCGCCACGGGTTTTGTGGGCCGTCATCTTGTCCAACAGCTCGTCGCGGGACATGAGGTGCTCGCCTTGAGTCGCCGCGAAGTCCCGGAGCTCACCCGGCTCGGCGTACGTTGCGTGCTGGCTGATCTCGGAGCCAATGCCGATCTCGCTGCCGTCCTGCCGGCCAGCGGCGTGGACCGGATCATTCACCTTGCCCAATCCGACGGCTACCGGGATTTTCCGGGATCGGCGATGGACATGTTCCAGGTCAACGTCGCCAGCACGGCGGCCCTGCTGGACTATGCGGCCAAATCGGGCGTGAAAGGCTTTGTGCTGGCGTCCACCGGAAGTGTCTATGAGCCCTATGCCAAGCCGATGGACGAAGCCTCGGCGCAGGCGCCGGAAAGCCACTACGCGCGAACCAAGCTGGCTGCGGAGCTTCTGGCGCAGTCCTATTCGAAGCTGTTCAATGTGTGCGCATTGAGGCTGTTTTTCCCCTACGGCCCGCAACAGACCGGCCGTCTCGTGCCCAATCTTTTCCAACGGGTGCAGGCCGGGGAAAAAGTCTCCCTGGATGGGGACGAAGGCGGCATGGTGTTCACGCCCACGCATATCGACGATGTCACCGCCGTGCTGCGTACCGCCGCGGTCTCGGGCTGGCAAGGGGCCATCAATGTGGCAACGTCCGAGGCCCTGAGCATCAAGGATGTTGCGCAGGCGATCGGCCGAATCATCGGTCGTGAGCCGACCTTCGAGCGTACGGGCAAGGCCGGGCAATTGACGATCGTGCCACCTACCGCAGTCCTCGCGGGTCTCATGCCGGACTTCCGGTTCAGGTCGTTCGAGGACGGCGCGCGATTCTTCGGTCAGGCCTAG